Genomic segment of Drosophila biarmipes strain raj3 chromosome 2L, RU_DBia_V1.1, whole genome shotgun sequence:
GGCAGTTGGAATGGTGGATATGGGGGGTGGCTGGGAAGGTGGCACGTGGCAGGAACTGAAAATCCGTAGCCACAGGGCACAAGGTGCCGGCTAGAGATATTCCGGCTATTGATGGCTTACGAGTAAATAATGTACAAACAGCTGCTTATCCGCGACGCACTGGCACCCCGGAGCTCAAGACCTGGGTGGTTTGCTCCAACTTAATGGGTGGTCCTCGGGGTCGGGGGGCACCTGGCATTGATTTTCGATTAGAAAGCGGAAGTTCTGACACACCACCCATAAGCCATAACAATTTCACAGCTTGGCAAGCTCTTAAAGCTTTCATAATGTAAATGTTTCAATCTCCTGCTCTGACTTTTAGATTAGCTAGATGCACTCTGGGCAAGATTATTGCTCCAAAGGCCGTAACTCTAAGTCGAAAGAGGtttgaaatcattttaaattgtgtctgaaagtatgcaacaatatactTTGAGCACGGATATCCAATCGTTTCATTTCGAGCCATAAAacactgcatactttttgggatttgtttaatttgcgAGAAAGATACTATTTAATGAAAAAGTTGTTGGTTTTAGAATGTTTgttaattctgtttttttttatttaattaacatctttatttaatataatccaggaacagatctaattaaagcctttaacctaaatgttttcttaagtaaataatctcttaattataaattataattagttttcaacttggtatataggagtagatcaaattacgactagtttcaagtaaataatatattcatattagtctcttaggagcagcccaaaatgtcttcttttgagcctgcgaattgggatagccccctgtaatctccgggctagacgattacggtgggcagttagacggtcgttgtacctgcttgagaagaacgatatttggtcttcaacaagactcaggtttaggtcattgtgaagcgtttggccgctaacgaaccactcacagccagtgatttgtcttaatgttttgttctggacggtttggaaacgttttcggtgggacgcagccgccactccccaaatttggattccatatctccaagttggtgcgatgatttgttgataaatgtgccgcttgcatcttagagatagtttgcttttcttgtttagcatccagaataattggttccgctttaggttgcacattttgacgactctggcaatatgttctcggaaggttaggcgtttgtccagtgtgaggcctaggtatttcgccttagtcgcttgctctatgtccacattattaatgtggaccaccggagttgtttttcggcgtaacgtaaagcaaacgtttacgcatttgctttcgttgattttgatattgttaaTTCTGTAGTTTTTATAATGAAACATATCTATACTGGTAATTCCAGAACCCTTCTTTTAGTAGCACTTCCCTTCGTTTTCGATTTTTGCATAGCGTAACTAAGAGGGAGGCCATGGAAAAGAGGATGCTCCATCTGCATTTTGCAAGTGGACAGGGCAAAAATTCAATCAGACAACTTTTCGATAAGCTGCAAAGGCAACGCAGGCTTTTGGGCTGGCAAAGTGGGCGGGAAAAGCGTTTTAATACTTTCCACGGCACTAAAACTGAAATCTCCGCCCGGGCTTCCCACCACTTTGGACTTGGTCAGAGGCCAATGTGCCAGCGGCTAGGGATTCACCCACTGAGTTCCCCAACGTTCGTGTCTCGTGTATCGTTTTGAGCCAAGTTAATAACCTGCAGGCTAGCGAAGCCTTAGCAGTTATGAAGTTCGCGCTTTGCTTTTATGTCATTGAcattatttgaaattttatctAAGCCGTCAACAGTTATACTTTGTTTCTTCTCCCTCCTTGgctttttcatattttttacagGGGACTTTGCCGAGGATTATAGGGGGTATTGTGATGCGGCTGGAGAATCTGCCCCGAGGACTTGTTACCAATTAGGTAAGGATAAGTAAATGGATTCGAGCTAGTAATAAGGGTTGTCAAATGGATTTAAAGTGcttaagtaaatttaaattaacacTGCCGTATTTGTAAAAGGTAGTTGAATTTTTATTCAGCTTGGGTTTTCTTTTATACAAATTCGCTGACTGTAAATTTAACAACTTTCTGGTTTATTCTTTCATTTATAAATCTGTTAAGCTTATGTTTGATTGAGCAGTAATTGACATACATTTTAGCTAGTACATTAAGTTAGCCATATAAAAAGTACACTTCTTGTTGAAAATAATCGTCGATATGAGCATTAATGTAACAGTCTGCCATAAGCCGATAATCCGCTCATATATAAACAAATCCACACAAGTAAGCAGTTTAAGGATTCCTTTTTTTGGAGCCATCAACGTTCtggttaaatatttatttaaatgaggaAAAACGGAATTACCGGCTGTTGGGCTTCCATGGAAACAAAGCGCTTAATACACTCACGAGGTTAAATGCCTCACtgcattgaaatatttttccccCACCAGTTTTCCATAGTTTTAGCATTCACTTTTCCGGAACGAAGGCAATTCGGCGGAGAACGATTATGGCATTCATGAATGAGGTAGAAGATCTCGGTTCCCCAGATGCTGCCATTGTCCGTGGTTCTCGGGAGTTCTCAGCAATTATTTGTATTGGGCTTGGGCTGCTGCTCGGCAGCTCTTTTCCCCAGGCGGGGAAATGCGGGAAAACGGGGGAAAGCTGGAAAAATGACTTGGCAAGCAAGCGAAAAGGGATTTACCTACAATTTGCCAAAGAAGCAAAGCGAAAGGATTTATTCCGTGCGTCTTTTGCTCTCCTTTTTTGGAGCGTAAAGCCTATTATGTCAAACACAATAATCAACAACAAGCGGCAAGGCgacagcagcaccagcagcagcaacagcaacagcgacagcagcaacaatggtGACAACAGGGCGTATGAGCAACGGCTGCTTGCGAGTCCCTGCAAGGACATGCGGCGATTTTGGGGCGAGTGCAAGGAAAGCAGGGAGTCTGAGGAGCGGCCGGCAGTGGAAATGACGTCCTGCATATTCAAAAGGAGTGGAGCAGTCAGCTCGCCAATTCCACAGTGGTTAAGgcggaaaatgcaaaaaggaCTGGAaggaatattattaaaaaatctgctttaaaaaaaagtaagtactaaaataaaaagaaactataataaaaataaaatgtaattttaagtgtcttaaagtatgcagtaaaaaaataatagtcaTCATTATGCACGAATTCTTTGTAATTCTGCGTTTAAAATATatcgctgcatacttttaggaatatggaataatatatattttaaaaggatTTTTAAAACTCAGGTGATTTGAGTacaatgatactatcccaatgcaccaattcggattcagagccggccacagtacgattgagcaattgcaccgtgtagtcaatcacatcctgaaggcctacgacaataaagaatactgcaacggcatctttcttgacatacaacaggcatttgatagagtttggatcccgggactactagccaaagtcaaaacagcgctgccagccaacctgtttaagctcatcagatcgtttctcacaaacagagatttttgcgtccagtccagagacgcaatctctgcaaatgttgccattacagctggcgttccccaaggaagcgtcttaggaccgctactgtactccatctttacagcagacatccccaagccaagctatgaagaaatgacctacgacaacagcaaaatgctgctggccagcttcgctgacgacgtctgctttctcagctcctcgaacagtgagaccgagtcttcacaaacgctgcaaacctacctcaacgaattcgagaaatgggccacggcgaacaatatcaaaatcaacgaaagcaaatgcgtaaacgtttgctttacgttacgccgaaaaacaactccggtggtccacattaataatgtggacatagagcaagcgactaaggcgaaatacctaggcctcacactggacaaacgcctaaccttccgagaacatattgccagagtcgtcaaaatgtgcaacctaaagcggaaccaattattctggatgctaaacaagaaaagcaaactatctctaagatgcaagcggcacatttatcaacaaatcatcgcaccaacttggagatatggaatccaaatttggggagtggcggctgcgtcccaccgaaaacgtttccaaaccgtccagaacaaaacattaagacaaatcactggctgtgagtggttcgttagcggccaaacgcttcacaatgacctaaacctgagtcttgttgaagaccaaatatcgttcttctcaagcaggtacaacgaccgtctaactgcccaccgtaatcgtctagcccggagattacagggggctatcccaattcgcaggctcaaaagaagacattttgggctgctcctaagagactaatatgaatatattatttacttgaaactagtcgtaatttgatctactcctatataccaagttgaaaactaattataatttataattaagagattatttacttaagaaaacatttaggttaaaggctttaattagatctgttcctggattatattaaataaagatgttaattaaaaaaaaggtgaTTTGAGTGGCTTCTTGAAATTAGTCAGAAGTGAcagtcaaaatgtgcaacctaaagcggaaccaattattctggatgctaaacaagaaaagcaaactatctctaagatgcaagcggcacatttatcaacaaatcatcgcaccaacttggagatatggaatccaaatttggggagtggcggctgcgtcccaccgaaaacgtttccaaaccgtccagaacaaaacattaagacaaatcactggctgtgagtggttcgttagcggccaaacgcttcacaatgacctaaacctgagtcttgttgaagaccaaatatcgttcttctcaagcaggtacaacgaccgtctaactgcccaccgtaatcatctagcccggagattacagggggctatcccaattcgcaggctcaaaagaagacattttgggctgctcctaagagactaatatgaatatattatttacttgaaactagtcgtaatttgatctactcctatataccaagttgaaaactaattataatttataattaagagattatttacttaagaaaacatttaggttaaaggctttaattagatctgttcctggattatattaaataaagatgttaattaaaaaaaaaaaaaaaaaaaaaagaagtgaCTAGTCATTTCTGTTGAACACATTTTACCAGTTTTAAGGATTTCTTAATCCATGaactaaaataaagaaagtaaATATCTTAGTGATAATCAGCAATCCAGATAAAATTTCCACTGCTAGACAAACATTCTTAATATCGATAATTTTTGTCAGTTAAGATGGGTCAGCATCATTGATGGCCATGCTAATTGAATTCTCTCCATTACAGCACATATTTTCTGAGAAGCATTTCCGCTTTTCTGCCCAGGGTGTCCTTCGATGGGGCGTCGAGAGCTATTCGTTAAGCGTTGGCATGTTTGCGCTTCTCTCGTAATGCATAGCACTGCCCTGCAGTACCCCAGGGGAACCCCCCCTCGGAAAAATCCAGTGAAAATCCCAGGGGAAAGTGGGGACGAGGAAGTCCGGGCCCAGCGTTCTCAGTTGGCGGTCGCCGTTAGCGCCGTTGCAACGAGTAAATTGCACTATGTCTATCCAAAGCTGGCTCCGAGTGTGTGTATGTCCAAAGTAGAAGAGTCGTTGGCCTCGGAAAATGCGGAAAAAGGGTAGGGGAAAACGGCTGGAAAATGCGGGGGATAAGCAGGATGCCAACGTCATGCGTCAGCAGTTTTATTTTCTCATATTGTTCCATCAAGTGCAGCTTGTAAGCAGAAATGCCAATTTCTCCTCTGTTACTATTTTTCCATTCTCAGTCTCAGTCTCATTCCCATTCAAAATCCCATTGAAATCGTAGATATGTTATGGCTGTTATTCTTGTGTAGGACATTATATATGTCCTGGCTTTTGTTTATCTATTGTGTTAGACAAGCGAAATGGATTCACAATGCCAAGGAATGCAATTCTAGCAGCTGCTGCTTTATTGCATTGATGTACGCTTGATGTACGTGATTGTCTTTGGGGATAAAAGATCGCAGACGAAACAGATTAAACccatttttgtataattttggGCAGCTCAATGGAAAATTACTTAAGGAAGTAATGCTTAGAAGCCACATGAAACAACTTGActataaaatgatttataaagacgcctaaaagtatgcaaggaaattaaaaaacttaaatttccgtatacaaaataaattgttgccTGCTTTTAGACACCTTAGTAAgggttttttcatttttctttttttaattttaagtggggctatcccaattcgcaggctcaaaagaagacattttgggctgctcctaagagactaatatgaatatattatttacttgaaactagtcgtaatttgatctactcctatataccaagttgaaaactaattataatttataattaagagattatttacttaagaaaacatttaggttaaaggctttaattagatctgttcctggattatattaaataaagatgttaattaaataaaaaaaaaaaaaaaaaaaaatgatttataaagacgcctaaaagtatgcaaggaaattaaaaaacttaaatttccgtatacaaaataaattgtttcctGCTTTTAGACACCTTAGTAAgggttttttcatttttcttttttttaattttaagtgaGTAATTATAAATGCAGTTATGATTCCAAAAtaataacaccaaataatCTTAACCAACATTCTCTCCGCAAATATTGCGATAAGCTCAATCTAAACCTCCTTGGCTTCCATTTAAATGGAGCATGTGGCTCCAAATGCAAGTTGCAAATCCATGTGTACTTAACAACCGGCCAGCCATTCCGAGTATCTCGAAGAATCTGAGTTTCCCTCGAAAACCTATTCAGTTTTGGCCTAATTAACAGCATATCTGCAGGGGATTAGGGTGCGCAATGGTCCTTGCATTCATTTCAGTCGTATTGTTTCAAAGGTTCCGTTGGTCCCGTAGAGCCCCTTACAAAGGTACAAAAGGAGTTGGTACAAGAGGCAACAAAAAAGAGGAGAAGGAGGCTGgccagggggcgtggccgtggGCTGTGGGGGGGGCAAAAAACTGAAACCAGCAGCTATTTGCTGTTGATGGCTGCCGAGTGCATGCAAATTGCCATCCAAAAGATGCAAAACATGTGCCCTCTGCGCTGGAGCTAAAGTTTCTGACCGAGTTGATTTGTATGCGCGATGCATCTGGGCAGTCCTCAccgcccagccacccacttcctcctccttttttgtcgcttttttcTCAGATGTTGTCCGAACGTTTTTGCTGGCGCAAACGGAAGGCAGAACAGTGGAGCGACTACAGAAGCATCTGCCATTCGGCATTGAGGGCAGCTCCCTGAAAACCAAACCACCATCGCACCACCCAATGCCCAAGGTCGCGACAGCCATTCACTTTGAGCTTTTGAATTTTCGAAAAGGGCTGCCAGCAAAAAACTGACATCATTTTGTGGATTCACGTTTCATGTTGCACGGCTAAGGCGCGAGTTTCGCTTCGAATTGCAAAGGGTTTTCGGGGACCCTCACATGGTTGGTGGGCAGCGTTTACTCACAGATTAAAGTGAGCATCGGCCATGGTGGGCCGATGTCCTAGGGCCATCCGCAGAGCCAGTTCCGCCTCCTCGTATCTGCCCTGGGCGCTGAGGACGCTGCCCAGGTTGCCAAGTGCTGAAAGGGAAAATAACTACTATTTAGATTcaatacttttaaatatattaaccatatttaaacaaaaatttaaacaaaattttttgcagtcaaaaattaatttaaaaatggtaaagtaaataaaaaatatctcaAAAGAATTCAATTTCAACAGCAAACTTTATAGCTATTTAGTCAAAATAGATAAAAACTCCTGAAAAGTAATAAAGCCACTCACCCTTCGGTGGATTCACGCTAATGGCGCTGCGAAATAGCTGCTCCTCGTCCCGCCAGTCCAAGTTGCGCCTGCTGGTGCGAAGGCCATGGACTCCAAGGAGCAGGCCCAGGCCGCAGAGGAGCATCATCCTGGAGCGCCTGGAGCCATGCGCCCGCTGCCAGAGACTACCGAAACCGAGGCCGAAGAGCAGACAATAGCCCACACTCGGCAGATAGAGCACCCTCTCGGCCATTACGAATCCCACGTAGAAGAGCAGATTGCTGGCGGGCAGGAATGGCAGCACCAGGAAGGCAATGCCCATGAAGGAAGCCGGCCAGGAGGTGCTTTTCGAGGAGGAGTCGGAGGTGGATGTCGTGGAACGATAGCTGGAGGCGGCTAGTTGATGGTGGCACTCGCAGGTGAGGCCCAGCCAGTTGTGGCAGCTATTGCCGCCCAATCGCCTCAGCAGCGGCAGGGAAATGTTCGCCACCTCCGCAAAGTCCATCGATGAGGTTGAACGGCGGAGTACGCAGCTCTTCCACAGCACGGCCAGCAAGGATCCGTAGAATCCAACGGTCAGGATATTTCGGACATCCCAAAGGGTCCTGATTCGCGGCACTGCCTCCATTCCCCAATCGAAGCTCAGGTCCTGTGGCCAGAGGAGCAGTCGAAAGTTGGCCACCGGCAGGTACAAGAAGGTGAGGAGCCTCGTCCAAAAGCAGGATTCATGGGCAGTCGGATTGTCGGCGGCCGAGAAGGCGGtcgaggggcgtggcagcagGCTGAGGCGGCAGTACACTGCGCACAACAGGGTGAAACCCAAAATGGTAAGCGATCGGAGGCGGCGctagaaatttaaaaacatttaaaaaatgttagattatttgtaaaaaaaaattagtttgaaGACTTTGAGTAATTTATGTacatttatgtttttgttattatgtatatttttgttttttatcttatttattcatcagatcgtttctcacaaacagagatttttgcgtccagtccagagacgcaatctctgcaaatgttgccattacagctggcgttccccaaggaagcgtcttaggaccgctactgtactccatctttacagcagacatccccaagccaagctatgaagaaatgacctacgacaacagcaaaatgctgctggccagcttcgctgatGACGTCTGCTTtttcagctcctcgaacagtgagaccgagtcttcacaaacgctgcaaacctacctcaacgaattcgagaaatgggccacggcgaacaatatcaaaatcaacgaaagcaaatgcgtaaacgtttgctttacgttacgccgaaaaacaactccggtggtccacattaataatgtggacatagagcaagcgactaaggcgaaatacctaggcctcacactggacaaacgcctaaccttccgagaacatattgccagagtcgtcaaaatgtgcaacctaaagcggaaccaattattctggatgctaaacaagaaaagcaaactatctctaagatgcaagcggcacatttatcaacaaatcatcgcacccacttggagatatggaatccaaatttggggaatggcggctgcgtcccaccgaaaacgtttccaaaccgtccagaacaaaacattaagacaaatcactggctgtgagtggttcgttagcggccaaacgcttcacaatgacctaaacctgagtcttgttgaagaccaaatatcgttcttctcaagcaggtacaacgaccgtctaactgcccaccgtaatcgtctagcccggagattacagggggctatcccaattcgcaggctcaaaagaagacattttgggctgctcctaagagactaatatgaatatattatttacttgaaactagtcgtaatttgatctactcctatataccaagttgaaaactaattataatttataattaagagattatttacttaagaaaacatttaggttaaaggctttaattagatctgttcctggattatattaaataaagatgttaattaaattaaaaaaaatatcttatttataaacataatttaaattacatatttaaggggtacatataaaaaaatattataaattagagaaaaagaaaacctataaattataaaaatactttttcatAAAGGTATTTGATTCTTTATATGGAAATATccttacatattttaaaaacataaaaacttaTAGGCTAATAATAACCCTATAGTTAAAGTTTTACTGTAAAACAagcaaaatgaaagaaaacctTAGAAAATGGTTGAGTCACTCACGTTATCACTTTTCTCCCGTCCCACGGATGACAGGATGTCGCACAATCCGCACAGCAGCAGCCCCGTGATGGCCGTCTCCTTGCAGAGAAGTGCTGCCAGCGCCAGGATAATGGTGAGGACCAGGGATCCCCACTCCCGGCTCAGCATGTGCCGGCGGTAGGATAGGTAACTAAGTAGGTAGCACACACAGGCGGCCAAATCCGCCCTGCCCACCAATCCGGCCACCGCCTCCGTGTGGACGGGATGGACGGCGAAAAGAGCGCCGGCGGCCATGATTCCAATCCGGGTTGGGAGCAGAGTGCGCCCCACCAGGAACACCAGCCACGTGGCCACGCAGTGGAGCACTACGTTGACCAGGTGATAGCCCATGGGCGTCATTCCGCCGGCCAGGAAATTCAGCCGGAAGCTGAGCACGCATAGCGGTCGCCAGGAGCCGTGGGATCCACTGTCCACCAAGGGAGTGCCCCAAAAGTCGTTGCGCAGAAGATTCTCCAGGGGGCGAAGTCCCGTCACGTCTCCATTCGCCAGGATAGCGCGTCTGCAATGATGAAGGGGAAATCATAGCGATTTATGCCGGtacacttataaaaatatttaaaaaataattccatATGATTAGCCTTCCAACTAAGTACTACTAACACTTTGctatatttttagatttaGTTTAATcgttaatataaaatattgtttatttgtttttcgttatgtttatttgttcttaaaaaactCGTTAGGATTTTGTAATAATAAGCTATATTTAGTATTGATTTTATGAGGGTCGTTATGTCTTAAGTGTGCACGGCTCACATTTCATGGTTGAGGATGGGCAACAGCAACCTGTGGCACACCTGtccaattaattaaaatgattaattgTTCAGCCAGGACCTGGTCTATCTCCTCATCTCTCGCACCTCCTAACTGTTCTACCAGTTCCCCAAAGTGGCCGGATCTCCTCAACTTGACTCCTTTCGTCTCGACTTTCCTGCAACACGAAATCGGAGAGTCCTGAATTCTATGGGACCACTTGTGCCTGCGCTCCTTGCTCTATTTATTCAGCTTTT
This window contains:
- the LOC108027917 gene encoding protein O-mannosyl-transferase TMTC1 isoform X2; the encoded protein is MHTAQRRRPGRAILANGDVTGLRPLENLLRNDFWGTPLVDSGSHGSWRPLCVLSFRLNFLAGGMTPMGYHLVNVVLHCVATWLVFLVGRTLLPTRIGIMAAGALFAVHPVHTEAVAGLVGRADLAACVCYLLSYLSYRRHMLSREWGSLVLTIILALAALLCKETAITGLLLCGLCDILSSVGREKSDNRRLRSLTILGFTLLCAVYCRLSLLPRPSTAFSAADNPTAHESCFWTRLLTFLYLPVANFRLLLWPQDLSFDWGMEAVPRIRTLWDVRNILTVGFYGSLLAVLWKSCVLRRSTSSMDFAEVANISLPLLRRLGGNSCHNWLGLTCECHHQLAASSYRSTTSTSDSSSKSTSWPASFMGIAFLVLPFLPASNLLFYVGFVMAERVLYLPSVGYCLLFGLGFGSLWQRAHGSRRSRMMLLCGLGLLLGVHGLRTSRRNLDWRDEEQLFRSAISVNPPKALGNLGSVLSAQGRYEEAELALRMALGHRPTMADAHFNLGVVHQKQHNFSLAVPCFRRAIGLRPQLAVAYLNLGTSLVALGHHRREAISVLRTGARLEGIGVRDRGAHEEARHTCYLQLSVLYRSEGRLQEAASILRESLKALALMAHKQRAVLHLRLGEILAELQDWDEAEHQQRLALQLQPEQGAAYVTFGQTLARNGSRLAEAESWFKRALQLAPLEASSHHHYADFLEQQERHHEALSLRLRAAALAPNDYTLQSCVADALRLLNRLAEAELWYRKAVTLQPLAAHAHANLGAILQMRGHRKDAVECYQRALELQPGHAISRANLAKMNLHKDTNE
- the LOC108027917 gene encoding protein O-mannosyl-transferase TMTC1 isoform X1, with the translated sequence MHTAQRRRPGMSPTLSHKDYAGLAGCSALAFVLYLNTLNAGFVYDDRRAILANGDVTGLRPLENLLRNDFWGTPLVDSGSHGSWRPLCVLSFRLNFLAGGMTPMGYHLVNVVLHCVATWLVFLVGRTLLPTRIGIMAAGALFAVHPVHTEAVAGLVGRADLAACVCYLLSYLSYRRHMLSREWGSLVLTIILALAALLCKETAITGLLLCGLCDILSSVGREKSDNRRLRSLTILGFTLLCAVYCRLSLLPRPSTAFSAADNPTAHESCFWTRLLTFLYLPVANFRLLLWPQDLSFDWGMEAVPRIRTLWDVRNILTVGFYGSLLAVLWKSCVLRRSTSSMDFAEVANISLPLLRRLGGNSCHNWLGLTCECHHQLAASSYRSTTSTSDSSSKSTSWPASFMGIAFLVLPFLPASNLLFYVGFVMAERVLYLPSVGYCLLFGLGFGSLWQRAHGSRRSRMMLLCGLGLLLGVHGLRTSRRNLDWRDEEQLFRSAISVNPPKALGNLGSVLSAQGRYEEAELALRMALGHRPTMADAHFNLGVVHQKQHNFSLAVPCFRRAIGLRPQLAVAYLNLGTSLVALGHHRREAISVLRTGARLEGIGVRDRGAHEEARHTCYLQLSVLYRSEGRLQEAASILRESLKALALMAHKQRAVLHLRLGEILAELQDWDEAEHQQRLALQLQPEQGAAYVTFGQTLARNGSRLAEAESWFKRALQLAPLEASSHHHYADFLEQQERHHEALSLRLRAAALAPNDYTLQSCVADALRLLNRLAEAELWYRKAVTLQPLAAHAHANLGAILQMRGHRKDAVECYQRALELQPGHAISRANLAKMNLHKDTNE